From Argopecten irradians isolate NY chromosome 12, Ai_NY, whole genome shotgun sequence, one genomic window encodes:
- the LOC138304895 gene encoding uncharacterized protein → MTDQTKDVEAYGTYLRTKMGESLTDAVTQVIEKRPRDPIDFLATALYKSRNMTSPSVQVAITRRLQMPKWTPGETGSSIPQPGKLSETHNVSKQIGPPTPTKSTVSTKSVPCAPNRTTAGPKVPDRANVGYVLGSTEDADEDYDMGFGGPTVYVHQTVLSSFSLIGDMFDDDRIS, encoded by the exons ATGACTGACCAGACAAAAG ATGTTGAGGCATATGGTACCTACCTACGAACTAAGATGGGCGAGTCACTCACTGATGCTGTGACGCAGGTTATTGAAAAAAGACCTCGTGACCCTATCGACTTCCTTGCGACCGCATTATACAAATCAAGG AACATGACGTCACCAAGTGTACAAGTGGCAATCACGAGACGTTTGCAAATGCCAAAGTGGACTCCGGGAGAAACCGGAAGTTCAATTCCTCAACCAGGAAAACTAAGTGAAACGCATAATGTGTCGAAACAAATTGGACCACCTACACCGACCAAGTCAACTGTGTCGACAAAATCAGTACCTTGTGCTCCAAATAGGACTACAGCTGGGCCTAAGGTACCGGATAGGGCCAATGTAGGATACGTTTTAGGATCCACGGAGGACGCGGACGAGGATTATGATATGGGATTCGGTGGACCTACAGTGTACGTCCATCAGACTGTGTTGTCTTCATTCTCTCTTATCGGGGACATGTTTGACGACGACAGAATCAGCTGA